A segment of the Chloroflexota bacterium genome:
GCACTCAGGGGCAGTCAGCGAGTCCATGTCGCCAATCACCCACCCTGGGGTGAGTCCGAGTTTCATCAAGTGACGGGCGCCCCCATCGGCGGCAATCAGCACATCTCCAGGCAGAATATCCTGGGGTAATAAAAAATCTCCATTGGCAAAAATAATCACACGCATAAGAAAACCCTCCGTCAGGAGCGGAGGGTTAATTTCTTGTGGGCTGCCATCCCTCCGCCGGTATGATCCGGATCAGGTAAACGGGTCGAGCGCTTTTGGCGCTCCTCTCAGCCCGGCAGTACCAGGCTCCCCGTGCAGAATATCAATTGTGTTCAGGAGTATAACGACAGCGCGCTAACCTGTCAAGCGGCGAGGATCTTACGGGCCTGTTGGCTATCCCGGTCGATTTGATGGATGAGTGCATCAACATCTGAGAAGCGTTGCTCGCCGCGCAGCCGCTGGATAAATTCAAGCTGGACGGATTCGCCATAGATATTCTCGGCGAAATCGAGCAGGTGTGCTTCCACACGGGGACGCACGGGGCCGCTCTCGAAGGTGGGGCGCACACCGATATTGGTAACTGCCCCCCAGGTTTGGCCGCCGAAATGGGCGCGGCACACATAAACACCCGCCGCGGGGATAGCTTGTTCTGCCCAAATCTCCAGATTAGCCGTTGGAAAACCGAGGCTGGCACCGCGCTGATCGCCAAGCACAACCTTGCCCTCAATAGCGAAATTTCTACTGAGCAGGGAGGCGGCTTCAGCTACTTGTCCGGCCCCCAGCAAAAAGCGGATGCGGCTGGATGAAACTACCTGCCCATCGGAGTTGAGCGGATTCGTGCGCCGTACAGAGAAACCCATCGTCGCGCCCATGCTACTGAGGGTTTCAAAATTCCCATCCCGATTTTTGCCCAGCGCAAAATCGTACCCAATTTGCAAATGTTGAATATGCAGGTGTTGGTTCAGCTTGTTCATAAAATCTTGCGCGGCGGTGGCGGCAATAGCTTTGTTGAAAGGATGCGTAATGACAACATCAATGCCGAGTTTGCCGAGCAGATGTGCTTTTTCGTTGGGTGGGGAGAGGTAAAAGGGGTAATCATGCCCGCGCAGGACGATTGCGGGGTGAGGATAGAAAGTAAGCACAACGGCTGGCATACCTTGTTGATGTGCGCCAGCCGCCAATTCACGCAACACTTTCTGGTGCCCGATGTGGACACCATCAAAAGAGCCGATGGTTAACCATGCGTTATCCAACCGGATTTCATCGAGAGACCAGAAATGCTGCATTAGCGATCGTTAAAATACCATTGGGAGTAATGGCGAGGACGCGGCCTTGTCCATTACTCCCAATAGGCATATGATTTAGGTTTGGAAGAATACTTTCTTCGGGAACCATTCGCGCTTATTCTCGTCGAAGCTCATCAAAGCAACCAAATCGCCTTGTTCGCTGACTGCGCGGGTCATGCCTTCTTCAGTCATTTCAGGGTTCGGACCTGCAGGAATGCGATGACCAAAAGCAACTTTTTCAACGGTTTCGTAGTCCAGTTCAACCGTTGGCCAGTCGGGAAGTAATTCCGCAGCTGGGATCAGGTGCCGATACCAGTCACCGGTGAGGAAAGCATCTTGCAGATCACGCAGGCGCACAGCATGGCGCAGGGTGAAAAATCCGCTTTTGGTGCGACGCAATCCGATTAAGTGTGCACCGGTTTGCAGGTCTTCACCGATGTCATTAGCGAGCGAGCGCACATACGTACCCGACGAACAATATACATCAAGAACGGCTTCGGGCGGCGCCCATTCGAGTAAGTCCAGTGTGTAGACATCAATCTCGCGCGGCTCGAGTTCAACTTCTTCGCCATCGCGGGTACGTTTATAGGCAGGTTTTCCCTGTACTTTGATCGCGGAATATGAAGGCGGGGTTTGCAGAGTTTTGCCCTCATAACTTTTAAGCAAGGTGAGAAATTGATCTTCGGTAATGTGTGCAAAAGGGGCTGTACGGGTGATGCGCCCTTCAGCATCATATGTGTCTGTTGATGCGCCCAGTTTTACGGTGGCCTGGTAGCGTTTGTCGTCTGCGGCTATAAATTCGCTCAGGCGAACAGCAGGGCCAACCAGTACAACCAGCACACCCGATGCACGCGGGTCAAGCGTGCCGGTGTGCCCGGCACGACGAATATTGGTACCACGCCGGACAATTTTTACGACATCGTGCGATGTCAAACCGACGGGCTTATCAATAACCAAGGCTCCAGATACGACGTTTTTTATATGACCTTCCATAGTGTTCATCTCCCCGGTATAGGTTGTGTGAGATATGTAAATTGTACTTGATTCATAAGATTTCAACTTGAGATTTACATGTGAATTTTATTTAGACTTGCCATGAAAAAACCTGAAAAACTGGGGGAGTGGGTTATCTTGCAACCCGCTCCCCCTTGAATTCCGATATTTTGTAAGACAAATCCCTCATTCTATTACTGTGTCAGCATTTGTGTGGCTGTAATTACCTGTTTCTTGACATCATCGAGTGCCCCTTCGATCGTAGCTCCAGAAGCAGCTTTGTGTCCGCCGCCGTCAAACTGAGCCGCAATTTTCGAAGTATCGTAGCCGGGTCTGGCGCGCCAGCTTACTTTGATCATCCCGTTGGGTTGTTCAATAAAGATTACCGCGACAACGGCGCCATCTACTGAAGCCAGCAAGCTCACCAGGTCGGCATCATCCTTACCGGGGTAGTTGCTAGTTTCCCGGTCGGCGTTGCTCAATGTTGTCCAGATGATCTGATTTTCCATCTCAATGTGATTTAATCCAGCGCCCCAATACCGCACCGCTTCAAAAGATCGCTCATGCAATGCTTTTGTATACAACTTGGGCATGTCAACACCTAATTCCATCAATGCCGCTGCGGTGCGTAATGTTTGTGGTTGCACATTGGAGGTACGAAACCCGAGCGTATCGGTGATTATTCCGGTAAGCAATGCTTCGGCGACGATTTGGGAGATATCTAAACCCCATTGGGGCAAGTAACGTGCCAGCATTTCTGCCGTTGATGGCGTTGTGCTTTCAACCAGGTTAATATGGGCGAAATTAAGATTGGTGATATGGTGGTCTATATTCAGGTCTGGTTTTGGATACTCATCAAGAGCCGTGCCAACCCGGTCCAGTCCTGAGCAGTCTACGACAACAATCAGATCAAAGACACCAGAAGGCTTTTTTTGAATCTTCTCGCTGTTTTTGAGATGTCGTAGCGCGCGCGGCACACCATCGGCAAGCACCATTTGAACATCTTTCCCGGCTTCTTGCAGCGCCAAACCGAATGCAAGTGTTGAACCAACTGCGTCGCCATCGGGGCGAACGTGCGAGGTAATCAGGATGCGATGTGCGCTTTGAATACGGCTTCTGATTTCTTTTAAATCTTTACTCAATGTCGTCATTAAGTGAGCTTTCTTCCGTATCCGAAACTGGTTCGTCACTAATATCCAATGAAGCCAGAAGTTGTTCAATGCGGTCGGCGTGTTCAGGGCTGTGGTCCCAGTAGAAGCGCAGGCGCGGGAAATGGCGTAGTTCAACCCGCCGCGCTAATTCGCTGCGCAGATACCCTCCAGCGTGCTGCAAACCAGCGAGAATCTCCTCAGCCTCCGAACTGCCCATCAATGATGAGACATAGACATTGGCAAATGAGATTTCGCGGTCCACGCGGACCTTGGAGATATTTACATTTGACAATCGCGGATCGGCTGTTTCCATCAAAAGCAAGGTAGAAAGCTCTTCGTGAATTCGGTCCGCGATCCGTTTGGCGCGTAGTTCAGATGGCATGTTTTGTTCCTGACTAGAATACTTTTACTTCTTCAATCTTGTAGCATACTACTTGATCGCCGTCTTCAAAATCGTTGAAGCCTTTCATGCCAATGCCACACTCAAAGCCTTCGCGCACTTCACGCACATCTTCTTGATGCCGCTTGAGAGAAGCCGCTTCACCTTCAAAAACGGCTTCATCGCCGCGCATCACTCGCATGAATGCATTGCGAAACAGGGTGCCTTCAACCACACGGCAACCGGCGGCTTTCCCGATCTTGGAGGCAGAAAATACAGCCAGTACGTTCGCGCGTCCCAAAACCACTTCTTTTTGTTCCGGGGCCAATAAGCCTTTTAGCGCCTTATCGATATCTTCGGTGAGCCTGTAAATAATATTATACGAGCGAATTGATACTTTTTCGGTGTCGGCCAATCGCCGCGCGGGCGGGTCGGGGTTGACATTGAAGCCGATAATGATCGCGTCGGATGAAGATGCCAGCATGACATCATTTTCAGAGACATTCCCGGTATCAGCATGCAAAATATTGACTCGAATATCTTCTACCTGCATCTCTTCAAGTGAAGAAACAATCGGCTCCAATGAACCTTGTACATCGGCTTTAATAATCAGGCGTAGTTCTTGTGCTTCGCCAGATTGTACCCGGGCAAATAGCTGTTCGAGGGTCATGCCCGCGTGTTTGGCTGCGCCCGATTGTTCACCCTGAAGTTGGCGGTCATGCACGATGGTACGCGCAACTTTGGTAGACTCAACAACTTTGAAGATTTCGCCCGCCGCGGGGATTTCATCCAAACCCATAACGGAAATAGGAGAGGATGGTGGCGCTTTCGTGATGGCGACACCCTGGTAGTCAAACATGGCTTTGATACGACCGTGGGATTGTCCCGTAACGACCACATCTCCGGTTTTGAGTGTGCCATTTTGCACCAGCAGGGTAGCGACCGCGCCGCGTCCACGCTCTTGGCTGGCTTCAATAACTGTGCCGAATACTTCCCCATTGGGGTTAGCATAAATCTTGGTATTGTCGGCAACCAACAAAATCGCCTCGAGAAGGTCATCCAGACCCTGTTGTTCTTTCGCCGATATCGGAATGACCAAGGTATCCCCATCCCATTCATCAGGAACCAGGCCAATTTCAGCAAGCTGTTGTTTTACTTGGTCGGGAACTGCGTTTGGGCGGTCAATTTTGTTCAAAGCAACGATGATGGGAACCTGGGCAGCCTGGGCATGGGCGATAGCTTCGCGAGTTTGCGGCATCACGCCATCATCTGCGGCTACCACCAGAACGACAATATCTGCCCCTTGAGCGCCGCGCGCTCGCATGGCGGTAAAGGCCGCGTGTCCGGGGGTGTCAATAAAACTGATGAAGCGATCGTTGTGTTTGACTTGATAAGCGCCAATATGTTGGGTAATTCCACCAACTTCGCCTCCGGCAACATTGGCCTCACGGATAGCATCCAGCAAAGTAGTTTTCCCGTGATCAACATGGCCCAAAATACCAATAACAGGAGGGCGTGGTTCCAGATTTTTAGACGTTTCTTTGGCAATCCACTGTCGCCAAAGCGGAATTTCGGAAATATCCTTACCGCTTTCTGCCTCGCTGATTTCGAGTTGTGCATCGAAGCCCAGTTCAGCCGCGATTATCGCGGCGGTATCAAAGTCGATCTCCTGATTAATATTTGCCATTACGCCATTCGCCATCAATGTTTTTATCACATCGATAGGGCTGGCTTGTAAGTGTTCAGATAATTCGCGTACGGTTATGCTGCTGGGGAGTTCAATTGGTTTTAATTCGCCATTATCGCTCATAGTGGTCACTCCTTCTAGGTTCTCAACTGCAGCTGGTAGATGTGAACCATCGGTACCGCTTGCTTTGAGCAGAGGTTGTCAAGTTGAACACCCTAATGAGTTGGCGAGAGCAGGCTGACTTCGGTTAGTACAGGATGATGGCTCGCGGGCCAGTTGGGTGTTGTTTGGTTATGTGGCTGTGATTCATTTCGTTGCTGGCTCAGCTTCTATGGGGAGTTCTTCCATGAACGCCTTGAGTAACTGATGATCTTCAGCGCTGATTGTGGTTTTAAGGGCGCGGGCCAATGAGCCTCTTATCCCTTTTCCCCAACAGTCACGTTTCTGATGTATATAAGCGCCGCGTCCGGTGAGTTTGCCCGAAGGGTCAATTTTCACACCTTCAGCGGTGCGTACTATGCGGATCATCGAACGTTTGGGGAGTACAGTCCGACAGCCTACGCATGTGCGTTGGGGGATGTGTTTTTTCTTCCTCACTGTAATTTAATAGTCAGATGAGATGCCGGGGACTGGTAGTTTAAAAATCCCACTCTTCATCATTCCATTCATTCCATTCTTGTCCTGATTTCTTGCGTTTTTTACGGTAAATCGTGACATCGCGATCAGGGTCGTATTCGATTTCAACGTATTTTTTACGTTTCTTGCCTTTATCATCTGTGCTTTCGTCGCTGGCAAGCTCATCAAAATCGAGCATTTCTGGCTTGAGCTTGAAGATTTCTTCCATTGATTTGGGTAACTCTTCATCGGGTGCGCCAGCTTTCTCGGCGGGCGCTTCGGCTTTTGCTGCATCTTCGACCACAGCCTCAACCGATTCTACTTCATCGCTGGCTACTTCTTCAACAGAGTCTTCAGTCTCTTCGGCTACTTCTTGAACAGATTCGTCTTCGGTCGCCTCGTCAACTTCAGCAATGGCTTCCGTTTCGGTCGCCACTTCGCCTTCGCTGGCCGTTTCTTCAGATTCCTGCATTGCTTCAACTTCTTCAACAGGGGCTTCTTCTGTAATCTCAACCGGAGTAAGCGAGGTTGCCATTAATTTCAATGCCGCTTCGATCTCTTCCATAGCTTTGGGGCCGATACCATCAACTTCTCGAATAGCCCCTGGATCAAAGTTATATGCAAACATTAACTCTCCAACATTGGATACTTCCAGATTGTCTTCTAATAATGATGTGAGATGATCTGAAAAACCAAGGGTCGGTAGGGGAAGTTCGTATGCCCCTGCGGGAACATCTTTGCGGGCATTTTTTAGGCGGTTGGCATGTTCCTGTTTGCGCTCTCGAATGCTGTCAATGAGTCCACGCTCGATGCGCGTGGTAAAGGCGTGCATTTCTTGGAAGTCTTCCGGGGTGATCGGCCGCCCCTCGGCCTTCTTTTTCATCAGGGCTTCAACGCGCGGAGTATTTTCGCTTTCAATTTCCTTA
Coding sequences within it:
- a CDS encoding YlxR family protein, whose product is MRKKKHIPQRTCVGCRTVLPKRSMIRIVRTAEGVKIDPSGKLTGRGAYIHQKRDCWGKGIRGSLARALKTTISAEDHQLLKAFMEELPIEAEPATK
- a CDS encoding bifunctional riboflavin kinase/FAD synthetase translates to MQHFWSLDEIRLDNAWLTIGSFDGVHIGHQKVLRELAAGAHQQGMPAVVLTFYPHPAIVLRGHDYPFYLSPPNEKAHLLGKLGIDVVITHPFNKAIAATAAQDFMNKLNQHLHIQHLQIGYDFALGKNRDGNFETLSSMGATMGFSVRRTNPLNSDGQVVSSSRIRFLLGAGQVAEAASLLSRNFAIEGKVVLGDQRGASLGFPTANLEIWAEQAIPAAGVYVCRAHFGGQTWGAVTNIGVRPTFESGPVRPRVEAHLLDFAENIYGESVQLEFIQRLRGEQRFSDVDALIHQIDRDSQQARKILAA
- the rbfA gene encoding 30S ribosome-binding factor RbfA: MPSELRAKRIADRIHEELSTLLLMETADPRLSNVNISKVRVDREISFANVYVSSLMGSSEAEEILAGLQHAGGYLRSELARRVELRHFPRLRFYWDHSPEHADRIEQLLASLDISDEPVSDTEESSLNDDIE
- a CDS encoding bifunctional oligoribonuclease/PAP phosphatase NrnA — its product is MTTLSKDLKEIRSRIQSAHRILITSHVRPDGDAVGSTLAFGLALQEAGKDVQMVLADGVPRALRHLKNSEKIQKKPSGVFDLIVVVDCSGLDRVGTALDEYPKPDLNIDHHITNLNFAHINLVESTTPSTAEMLARYLPQWGLDISQIVAEALLTGIITDTLGFRTSNVQPQTLRTAAALMELGVDMPKLYTKALHERSFEAVRYWGAGLNHIEMENQIIWTTLSNADRETSNYPGKDDADLVSLLASVDGAVVAVIFIEQPNGMIKVSWRARPGYDTSKIAAQFDGGGHKAASGATIEGALDDVKKQVITATQMLTQ
- the truB gene encoding tRNA pseudouridine(55) synthase TruB: MEGHIKNVVSGALVIDKPVGLTSHDVVKIVRRGTNIRRAGHTGTLDPRASGVLVVLVGPAVRLSEFIAADDKRYQATVKLGASTDTYDAEGRITRTAPFAHITEDQFLTLLKSYEGKTLQTPPSYSAIKVQGKPAYKRTRDGEEVELEPREIDVYTLDLLEWAPPEAVLDVYCSSGTYVRSLANDIGEDLQTGAHLIGLRRTKSGFFTLRHAVRLRDLQDAFLTGDWYRHLIPAAELLPDWPTVELDYETVEKVAFGHRIPAGPNPEMTEEGMTRAVSEQGDLVALMSFDENKREWFPKKVFFQT
- the infB gene encoding translation initiation factor IF-2, whose translation is MSDNGELKPIELPSSITVRELSEHLQASPIDVIKTLMANGVMANINQEIDFDTAAIIAAELGFDAQLEISEAESGKDISEIPLWRQWIAKETSKNLEPRPPVIGILGHVDHGKTTLLDAIREANVAGGEVGGITQHIGAYQVKHNDRFISFIDTPGHAAFTAMRARGAQGADIVVLVVAADDGVMPQTREAIAHAQAAQVPIIVALNKIDRPNAVPDQVKQQLAEIGLVPDEWDGDTLVIPISAKEQQGLDDLLEAILLVADNTKIYANPNGEVFGTVIEASQERGRGAVATLLVQNGTLKTGDVVVTGQSHGRIKAMFDYQGVAITKAPPSSPISVMGLDEIPAAGEIFKVVESTKVARTIVHDRQLQGEQSGAAKHAGMTLEQLFARVQSGEAQELRLIIKADVQGSLEPIVSSLEEMQVEDIRVNILHADTGNVSENDVMLASSSDAIIIGFNVNPDPPARRLADTEKVSIRSYNIIYRLTEDIDKALKGLLAPEQKEVVLGRANVLAVFSASKIGKAAGCRVVEGTLFRNAFMRVMRGDEAVFEGEAASLKRHQEDVREVREGFECGIGMKGFNDFEDGDQVVCYKIEEVKVF